The Moorena producens PAL-8-15-08-1 genomic interval CTTTTTTTGGAACTAAGGCAATCATTGTCTTAATGCAGTTGCTCATGGAGGTTTCCCCCAAGACCGTAATGGTGCGTTTACAGTCATCGAATTAAATTCGCCACGGGTCGCACCTCTGCATCGCTTTTGGATTTATGTGTACAGCTACCCCAAACCCCACACCCCACACCCCACACCCCACACCCCACACTGTCACCCCCTCAGTTCCTATCCTCTATCCTTGAGGCTAGTCAACTTCGTAATCTACTGCGATGATGTCCCCTTGGATAGGTTTGATATAGTTCTGGACTACTTCCTGGTGGGCTGGGTGATCAGT includes:
- a CDS encoding Dabb family protein, which encodes MQLVNRDALSTYTDHPAHQEVVQNYIKPIQGDIIAVDYEVD